The sequence CGCGGCAGAGGGTGAGGATCGCCAGCGCGATCTCGACACCGCGCGGGCCGAGCTCGTCCGCCCAGGCGGCGATGATCTCGTTCTCCCTGGAGTGCTGGACGCGTGGGCCGCCGTCGGTGGTCCGATGCGTCTGGATCTGCCGGGAGATGTCCCGGCGGACCGCGACGAGGCCGCGCAGCTGGACGTCGAGGTCGTCGATCAGGCGGCGGCCCTCGTCGATCGAGGCGATCGTCGGCGCGACCGGCGCGGGTGATCCGTCCGTGACGGCGTCGTTGAGGCCTGCGTCCATCGTGTTGCTCACGGGAGCACCTTTCGGGTGGAGGCTCGGCGCAGCCCAGGCGCGATGAGGCCCGGGCGTTCCGGGCCTTCGGTCTGGGGCGTTGTGCCGCGAGATCAGCGGCACAGTGGGGACCGAGCCCGGCCCCCATAAAAGGAGTGCAGCGACATACGGAGCGGCGCGTGTACGACCACGGCTTCGCTGCGCTCCATGCGTCGGAGCATGCCAGGCTGCGCCGGGATCGTCCAGTTGCGGTACGTGACTTCGAGCCGGCGAAGCGGGCGCCTGGCCGACGGGCCGACCCGGTTCGTGCTGCGTGGCCAGCGGTCCGGTGACGCGGCAGCAGCCGGTTGTGACGTGGGACGAACCGGAACTGTCGGTGGCGGGTGCGAGGATCTTCGTGTGCCTCGGCTCGTGGCCGAGCGTTCCGCCCCACCCCGCCCCTGAGCCGGAGGAGTCGACCATGGCGCAGCTCGTACTCGACGAGATGCCACGCCGGTTGTTCACCTGTACCCCGACCCGGCTGGCCTCGTTCGAGGACTGCCCGCGCCGCTACCGGATGACCTACGTCGACCGGCCGGCGCCACCCAAGGGCCCGCCGTGGGCGCACACCTCGCTGGGGACCAGCGCGCACAACGCGCTGCGGCTCTGGTGGGACGAGCCCGCGCGGCGTCGCACGCCGGAGCGGGCCGCCGCGCTGGTCCGCTCCGGCTGGGTCGCGGAGGGCTGGCGGGACGACCAGCAGTCCGCCGACGCCCGGGACCGGGTCGCCGCGATGTGCGAGCGCTACACCGCCGGTCTCGACCCGACGGACGAGCCGCGGGCGGTCGAGCGCCAGGTGGCGACCCGCACCGACCTGCTCGCGCTGCACGGCCGGGTCGACCGGCTGGACGAGCGGGACGGCGAGCTGGTCGTCGTCGACTACAAGACCGGCCGGCGGGCGCCGCAGGACGGCGACGCCCGCACGTCGCCCGCGCTGGCGCTCTACGCGTTCGCGGCCGAGCGGATGCTGCGCCAGCGCTGCCGACGGGTCGAGCTGCACCATCTGCCGAGCGGTCGGATCGTCGAGGCCGAGCACACCGACGAGAGCCTGGCCCGCCACCTGCGCCGGGCCGAGTCCATCGCGACCGACGCCGTCGCGGCGACCGAGCGGCTGGCCGCGGGGCAGCCGGCCGACGTCGCGTTCCCGCCGCGCCCGGGCCCCCTCTGCTCCTGGTGCGACTATCGCCGCCACTGCCCCGAGGGACGGGCCGCCGGCCCCGAGCTGGCTCCCTGGGCCGGCGTCGAGTACCTGGCCGAGCAGGAGCCGGCGGCGAGCCAGGGGACATGACCACCAGGCCGGTGGGAAACGCTGCATGATGGGGCCGTGGCCTCGCAGATGCTGCCCTCGCTCGCCGGCTCCAGGCCCGGGACCGGTCAGGTTCCCGGCCCCGCCCGGTTGTCGGCGAAGGCGTCGACGTTCACCGAGTCGGTCATCCGGGACATGACCCGGCTGGCGGTCGCGCACGACGCCGTCAACCTGGCCCAGGGCTTCCCGGACTTCTCCTGCCCGGTTGAGCTCAAGGACGCCGCCAAGGCGGCGATCGACGCCGACGTCAACCAGTACGCGATCACCTGGGGCGCGCCCGCCTTCCGCGCAGCCATCGCGGCGAAGGTGGCCGGCGCCTACCCGGGCTGGACGGTCGACCCGGACACCGAGATCTGCGTGACGTGCGGCGCCACCGAGGCCATGATCGCGACCATGCTCGGCCTGGTCGACCCGGGCGAGGAGGTGATCTTCTTCGAGCCGTTCTACGAGAACTACGGCCCGGACGCGATCCTCTCCGGCGCGACGCCCCGGCTGGTGAAGCTGCGCGCTCCCGACTGGAGCTTCGACGAGGCCGAGCTGCGCGCCGCCTTCACCGACCGGACCCGCGCGATCGTCATCAACACCCCGCACAACCCGACCGGCAAGATGTTCGGCCGCGCCGAGCTCGACCTCATCGCGGAGCTCTGCCAGCGATACGACGCCCTGGTCGTCACCGACGAGATCTACGAGCACATCCAGTATCTCGGCCCCGGCGGGCACATCCCGCCGGCCACGGTCCCCGGCCTGGAAGATCGCACGGTCACCGTCAACGCGCTGTCGAAGACCTACGCCGTCACCGGCTGGCGGGTCGGCTGGACGATCGCCCCGGCGGCGCTGACGGAGGGCATCCGCAAGACCCACGACTTCCTGACCGTCGGCGCCGCGGCTCCGCTGCAGGCCGCCGGCATCGCCGCGATGGGCCTGCCCGCCGCGTACTACGCCGAGCTTGCCGAGTCCTATCAGGCCCGCCGGGATCTGCTCTGCGCCGCGCTGGCCGACGTCGGCTTCGGGGTCAGCCGGCCCGACGGCGCCTACTACGTCATGTGCGACACCCGGGCGCTCGACCCGGCCGGCGACGACGTCGCCTTCGCTCGCCACCTGGTCGCCGACATCGGCGTCGCGTGCGTCCCGGGCTCGTCGTTCTTCGCCGACCCTGCCGACGGCCGGCACATCATCCGGTTCGCCTTCCCCAAGCGTGAGGCGACCCTGCTGGAGGCCGCCGCCCGCCTGCGCACGCTGTCCTGACCGCGCCCGGCCTCGGCACCTCGGATCCCGCCGGGCCGACCTTCGCGGTGACGGCCTAGATCGCTTGGCGGGCTCTGGCCGCCGGTTCGGTCGGGTGAGGCCTGGAACCGGCGCGAGTGCGGCTGAGTCATACCCGATGGTCGGGACGGGCGAGAATCCGTGGCCACCAGGTATGACTGCATACTGCGAGGCGTCGCATTGTCTGGCCTGATTCCACCGGAGCCAGCTCGATCGACGCTCCTGCCGACAGCAGGACCCGGGCGGTCCTGGACATTCGGGGACGATACAAGGCCGCGGTGGGAATCCGGCTGTTCGGCGATGCGAACTGGGTCCTTGTTCCGCCGCTATCCGTATGACGCTCCGGGGTCCCGGAGGATTGCCGCCACGAAATAGCCCGATGTTATCTTGACGACCCCGGCGAGCTTGAAAGCCAAGGCAAGACCTGTCGCGGTATCCGCGGCACGGGAACATGCCCATCCGACAGCCGAGGAGAACGCTGGCCCGGCCATGCCGTTTCTGGGCGGTCGTGCGTCAGATCGTCGAACCCTCGCGGCAGCTGACTTTGGATCTCAAGAATGCCTCTCTCGAATTCTTCCTCGGCCTTCCCCGAGGCCAGTCCCGACACCCCCGAGGCGAGCTCTCGCACTCTCGCCCGCGCGCGTGCGACGCCGCGTGTCGCCTCGCCCGCGGACCGCCGCCCTGGAAAGTCCCCGCGATCGTGGCGACGGGGGCAGTGGCTGCTCGCGCTGTCCGGCGTCGCGCTGGCCACGGCGATGCTGCCGACCGGTGGCGCCAGCGCCGCCACCAGCACCGCCACCCCGGCCCACCACTCGGGGATACTGCGCGGCGGCACGACGAACCTGAACAACACCAATGCCTATCCGAACAAACCGATCATCCCGGGCCCGGCCAAAATCCCGGCCGGCGGCGTGCCGGTCCCGGCGGGCGCCAACATCCAGTCCTACATCGACAGCCACCCGGCCGGAACCCAGTTCAACCTCGCCGCCGGCACCTACAAGGGCCCCGGCGTCCTGCTGCCCAAGGCCGGCGACAAGTTCTACGGCGTCAAGGCCGGGCCCGGGGGGACCCTGCTGTCCGGCCTCGGCATCCACCGGCCGAACGGCAGCGCGACCAACGTCGAGGTCCACAACATCTCCATAACGGGCTACTCCGACGGTGGGAAGAACGGCGCGATCGACTCCGACATTCACGAGTCCGACCCCGCCTCCGGTTGGGTGATCAGCAACTCGGAGATCTACGGGAACTATCTGGGTGCGTCCGTCGGGTCCAACTCGCTGGTCGAGAACAACACCTTCCATGACAACTCCTGCAAGGGTGCCGCCGGCGGCATGACCGGCACCATCTGGCGCTACAACCAGTTCATCCACAACAATCTGCCCGGAGTCAGCGACCCCAGCGGTGACTGCGCCGGAATCAAGGTCACGGTCGAGACGAACAACCAGTTCATCGGGAACCTGATCTCGGACAGCGGCCATCCGGCCGGCGGCTGGATGGATGTGTCCTGCCACGGCAACACCTTCACCGACAATATTTCCTACAACAACAACGGCTCCGGCTTCACGGACGAGACCGGCTACAACAACACCTTCACCAACAACATCGCCGCCGGCAATGGCATCAACACCCCCGACCCCTGGCGGCGCACCGGCATCGTCTTCCAGTCCGCCGCGGGCGACACCGCGACCGGGAACTATGCGTGGCGGAACAACGGCCCCGGCATCACGATCTTCGAGCAGGACCGCCACGACGCCCCCGGCCAGGCGCGCAACTCCAACAACACCGTCCAGGGCAACTACCTCGACATCGCGCCGGCCGTCATCAAGGTGAACATCGACGCCCCGCAGCACGTGGGCACCAACCCGCTCAGCCACGGCAACGGCATCCAGGTCCCGCAGATCGTCGCCGGGCCTCAGATGTGATCCGATGGCCGGCGCCGAGCCGCCCCGCGGTCCCGGCGCCGGCCACCAGCCGGCAAGCGCCAGTGGGCAAGCCCCGGCCGGCGAGCGTCGTCAGCGGGTTTCGTCAGTGTGCCGCGGGCGTCGCGGGTTCGGCGGCCGGCAGAGGCAGGGGATAGCCGGCCGCCGCGGCCCGGGCCCGACCGGCCCGCAGTTCACGGTCCAGCGCGCGCAGATAGCCGGCGGTACCGCGGCGCAGGCCGGTCCGGCGCAGGCCGGGACGGTCGAGCATCGCTGGACCGGCGGGCAGCCGGTAGCGGCCGCGGAGGTATTCGCCGACCCAGCCCGCCTGCGCCTTCGTCACGGCCAGGTCGCGCTCGCCGTCCGGGCGGACGACCTGCCCGCTGTCGGGAACGCCCAGCAGGAAGACGCCGCCGGCGACCGGGTGGAAGACGCCGCCGTACCAGGGCGCGGCCGTGAGCACGCCGGCGGCCACCGCGAGGTCGCGCGCGGTGACGACGAGGGCGTCCCAACGCCCGGCCGGCCGGCCAGCGATGCTGATCGCGAAACCGCCGTCCGGGCCGGTCCCGGTCTCGGCGCCGGAGCGGGTCACAGCAAGCACCGGGTCCCCGCCGGCCGCGGAACCCGCACCGACCGTGAGGCCCGCACCGACCGTGAGGCCCCCGCCGACCGTGGGGTCCCCGCCGACCGGGGGACCCCCGCCACCCGCCAGGCCCTCAGCCACGTCGACCGGATCGGTCGTACCGGCCTGAAAGATCCAACGATCCGCGAGGGCGTGCGCGGCGAGGAGCTCGACGGCGGGCCGGGTCAGCCGGCCGCCGACCCCGGTCGCGTCCAGCCCGGCGTCGACGAGCGTGACGAGCGCGGTCGCGCCGGCCAGGTCAGGACCGAGCACGGCCACGTGGGGAAGCTGAGGCACGCCGCAGAACTGTAGGCGCCCACGGGTCTGACCCGTCGGGCGGGACGCCAGGAAGGCCCGACGCCCGGCCACCGACGGCCACCCGACCACGTCGCTGGCGCCACCCGACCACGCCTGGTCGCCACCCGCGCGACCCCGGCCGTGGCCCGCCCGGTGCCGCCGCGGCGGCGACTCAGGTGGCTACGAGCAGGACTTAAGTAGGCTGCGCGACACTCGCGGGACCGGAAAGGTTGTGACCACACGGTTACGCTTGACACACTCTCCGCTGTGGCCCGCGTTCTCGCTGTCGCGAATCAGAAGGGTGGCGTCGCCAAGACGACCTCCGTGTCGAGCCTCGGCGCCGCCCTCACCGAGCTCGGCCAGCGGGTCCTGCTGGTCGACCTGGACCCGCAGGCCTGTCTGACGTTCTCGCTTGGCCTCGACCCGGACGCCCTCGAGCTGTCCGTGCACGACGTGCTGCTCGGGCGGCTGTCCGCGGGGCTCGTCGTGCTGCGCACGGCTGACGGGTCCGATCTGCTGCCGGCGACGATCGAGCTGGCCGGCTGCGAGGCGGTGCTGCTGTCGCGGACCGGCCGGGAGCACGTGCTGCGGCTCGCGCTCGCCGAGATCGTCGACGACTACGACTTCGTCCTGGTGGACTGCCCGCCGTCGCTCGGCGTGCTCACCATCAACGGCCTGACGGCCGCCGACGAGGTCGTCATCCCGCTGCAGTGCGAGACGCTGTCGCACCGGGGCGTCGGCCAGTTGCTGGACACCGTGCACGACGTCCGGCGCCTGACCAACCCCCGGCTGCGGGTGCGTGGCGTGCTGCCGACCCTCTTCGACGGCCGGACGGCGCACAGCCGCGCGGTGCTCGCCGACGTGGCCGCCCGCTACCAGATCCGGGTCCTGGAGCCGCCGGTCGCCCGCTCCGTGCGGTTCGCCGAGGCTCCGGGCATCGGTCGCTCGATCCTGACGACCGCTGCCCGTTCGAAGGGCGCGCACGCCTACCGGGAGCACGCCAGGGCGATCGCGGGCCTCGGCCCGACCGCGCTGTCTGGCGCCGCCGCGCCGGCGCTGCTGGCGGGCCGCCGTTCCCGGGCCCGGCTGATCGGCGAGGGCGAACTCGTCGGACCTGGCCGCGCGGGTGAACGTCTCGTCGCGGCCGGCCTTGACGACCTCGCGCTGGATGACGTCGGCCTTGATGAGGTCGTGCTCGACGAAGGAGATCTCGCCGACGACCTGGACGACGGCCTGGTCGTCGACGACCTCGTGGACGGCGGGCTGGCGGTCGACCGTGGTGGGGCCACCGGGGTCGCCACCGGATCCGCGAAGGCGATCCGGCAGGTCCGGGCCGCGCTGTCGCGCTCGGGCCGATGAGCGCCCGCCTGCCTGGCCCCCCGGCCGCGCGAGCCAGGCCGGCCCCGGCCGCGAAGAAGCCGAAGACCGCGACAGTGGCGCCCGCGAAACCGAAGACCGCCACGGCAACGGCCGAGCGGCCGAAGGCGCCCACCGTGCCGCCCGCGAAGCCGAGGGACGCCGCGGCAACGGCCGCGCGGCCGCAGGCCCCCGCGGCGCCGACAGCGAGGCCCGATGCCGTCGGGGTGGCGCCGGCAAGGCCCACGGCCGTCCCAGCGGCGTCGGTGGCCGCACAGCGGGACGGCGGGGCGAGCCGGCGGGAGCGGGCCGCGGCGGCCGGCTTCGACCGGCTGCGGCCCCGGGCCGGGCGCCCGGCCGGCGCCGGGACCGGCTCGACGACGCACCGGCCGGGCGCGATCGGCCGGGACATGCACGGCAAGCGTGCCCTCTACAGCGGTGAGCGCCCGCCCGACCCGCGCACCAACGGCGTGACGGTGCACTGCTCGCGCTGCGCCCAGGCCACGACCGTCGGCGCCAAGCGAGCCCTGCTGCTGCTCGCGCCCAGCCTTCACCTACCGGTGATCCGGCCCCGCTACCCGTCCCTGCTGCGCTGCCCGGCCTGCCACCGGATCTCCTGGGTCCGCCTCGCGCTCACCGGCGCGGGCGCCTGAACGCACGAACGCCGCCGCCTGGCCCCGATGAGACGGGGAACCTGGCAGCGGCGTTCGGTCGGGTCAGGCGGACTCGGCGTGCTCCGCGTCGTCGTCCGCCTCGATCAGGTCGAGTCCCTCGACGGCGGCCCCGGCGCGGGAGCGCCCCCGGCCACCACGGCGGCGCCGGCGACGGCGTGCGGGCGTACCGTCCGCGTCCAGCTCCTGGTCGGGCAGGTCGGCCACGTCGATGCCGTCCACGGCGCCGTCCAGGGCGGTGGTGGCCACCGTGTCGAGCGCCGTGACGTCGCCGGTCTCGAGCGCGAGCTCGCTGGTCTCGCTCTCGCTTGCCTCCTCGGCGAGCCCGGCCGCCGCCGCGGCGGCACCGGCTCCCCGGGTACGGCGCCGGCTCCTGCTGCGGGCGGCCGTGGCGCGGGCCGCGGGCCGGTCGGCATCGCGTTCCGGCGCCGCGGCAGCGGTCCCGCGGCCACGCCGGGCCCGGTTCCCGCCGCCCAGGTCCTCGATCTCCTCGGCCGCGAGCCCCGCCCGGGTGCGCGCGGCGCGCGGCAGTACACCGGTGGACCCGCTCGGGATGCCCAGCGCCTCGAACAGGTGCGGGGACGTGGAGTACGTCTCCAGCGGCTCGTCGAACGGCAGCGCCAGCGCCCGGTTCACCAGCTGCCAGCGGGCCAGGTCGTCCCAGTCGACGAAGGTGACCGCGACGCCGCTGCCGCCGGCCCGGCCGGTCCGGCCGATCCGGTGCAGGTAGACGCTCTCGTCCTCCGGGCACTGGTAGTTGATGACGTGCGTGACGCCACCGACGTCGATGCCCCGCGCCGCGACGTCCGTCGCGACCAGCACGTCGACCTTGCCCGCGCGGAACGCGCGCAGCGCCTGCTCGCGCTGGCCCTGACCGAGGTCACCGTGCACCGGCGCGGCCGCGAAGCCACGACGGGCCAGGTCCTCGGCCACCTTGTCGGCGGTGCGGCGGGTCCGGACGAAGACGATCGACAGGCTGCGTCCCTCGGCCTGCAGGACCCGGGACAGCACCTCCATCTTGTCCATCGCGTGCGCACGGAAGACGTGCTGGCTGGTGGTCGGGACGGTGCGGCCCTCGTCGGGCTGCTCGGCCGTCACGTGCACCGGCCGGATCATGAACCGGCGGGCGAGCGCGATGACCGGCCCGGGCATCGTCGCGGAGAACAACATGGTCTGGCGACCGGCCGGCAGCAGGGCGACGATGCGCTCCACGTCCGGCAGGAAGCCGAGGTCGAGCATCTCGTCGGCCTCGTCGAGCACCAGGGTGGCGACATTGCCCAGGTTCAGCGTGCGCTGGCGGGCGAGGTCGAGCAGGCGGCCCGGAGTGCCGACGACGACATCGACGCCGGACTTCAGCGCGCTGGTCTGCGGCTCGTAGGCCCGGCCGCCGTAGACGGACAGGACGCGGATGCGTCGGCCCTTGCCGGCCCGGTCGAGGTCGTTGGTGACCTGGACGCACAGCTCGCGGGTGGGAACGACGATCAGGGCCTGCGGACGACCGTCCGCGCCCTCGTCGGGGCCGAGGACCTTCTGGATGACGGGAATGCCGAAGCCCAGGGTCTTGCCGGTGCCGGTGCGCGCCTGGCCGATGATGTCGGTGCCGGCCAGCGCGAGGGGGAGCGTCAGCTCCTGGATGGCGAAGGGATGAACGATGCCCGCCGCGGCGAGCGTGTCCACCGTCTCCTTG is a genomic window of Pseudofrankia inefficax containing:
- a CDS encoding aminotransferase class I/II-fold pyridoxal phosphate-dependent enzyme, whose protein sequence is MLPSLAGSRPGTGQVPGPARLSAKASTFTESVIRDMTRLAVAHDAVNLAQGFPDFSCPVELKDAAKAAIDADVNQYAITWGAPAFRAAIAAKVAGAYPGWTVDPDTEICVTCGATEAMIATMLGLVDPGEEVIFFEPFYENYGPDAILSGATPRLVKLRAPDWSFDEAELRAAFTDRTRAIVINTPHNPTGKMFGRAELDLIAELCQRYDALVVTDEIYEHIQYLGPGGHIPPATVPGLEDRTVTVNALSKTYAVTGWRVGWTIAPAALTEGIRKTHDFLTVGAAAPLQAAGIAAMGLPAAYYAELAESYQARRDLLCAALADVGFGVSRPDGAYYVMCDTRALDPAGDDVAFARHLVADIGVACVPGSSFFADPADGRHIIRFAFPKREATLLEAAARLRTLS
- a CDS encoding chorismate mutase; translation: MDAGLNDAVTDGSPAPVAPTIASIDEGRRLIDDLDVQLRGLVAVRRDISRQIQTHRTTDGGPRVQHSRENEIIAAWADELGPRGVEIALAILTLCRGSLT
- a CDS encoding RecB family exonuclease, translated to MAQLVLDEMPRRLFTCTPTRLASFEDCPRRYRMTYVDRPAPPKGPPWAHTSLGTSAHNALRLWWDEPARRRTPERAAALVRSGWVAEGWRDDQQSADARDRVAAMCERYTAGLDPTDEPRAVERQVATRTDLLALHGRVDRLDERDGELVVVDYKTGRRAPQDGDARTSPALALYAFAAERMLRQRCRRVELHHLPSGRIVEAEHTDESLARHLRRAESIATDAVAATERLAAGQPADVAFPPRPGPLCSWCDYRRHCPEGRAAGPELAPWAGVEYLAEQEPAASQGT
- a CDS encoding right-handed parallel beta-helix repeat-containing protein, whose translation is MPLSNSSSAFPEASPDTPEASSRTLARARATPRVASPADRRPGKSPRSWRRGQWLLALSGVALATAMLPTGGASAATSTATPAHHSGILRGGTTNLNNTNAYPNKPIIPGPAKIPAGGVPVPAGANIQSYIDSHPAGTQFNLAAGTYKGPGVLLPKAGDKFYGVKAGPGGTLLSGLGIHRPNGSATNVEVHNISITGYSDGGKNGAIDSDIHESDPASGWVISNSEIYGNYLGASVGSNSLVENNTFHDNSCKGAAGGMTGTIWRYNQFIHNNLPGVSDPSGDCAGIKVTVETNNQFIGNLISDSGHPAGGWMDVSCHGNTFTDNISYNNNGSGFTDETGYNNTFTNNIAAGNGINTPDPWRRTGIVFQSAAGDTATGNYAWRNNGPGITIFEQDRHDAPGQARNSNNTVQGNYLDIAPAVIKVNIDAPQHVGTNPLSHGNGIQVPQIVAGPQM
- a CDS encoding ParA family protein, which produces MARVLAVANQKGGVAKTTSVSSLGAALTELGQRVLLVDLDPQACLTFSLGLDPDALELSVHDVLLGRLSAGLVVLRTADGSDLLPATIELAGCEAVLLSRTGREHVLRLALAEIVDDYDFVLVDCPPSLGVLTINGLTAADEVVIPLQCETLSHRGVGQLLDTVHDVRRLTNPRLRVRGVLPTLFDGRTAHSRAVLADVAARYQIRVLEPPVARSVRFAEAPGIGRSILTTAARSKGAHAYREHARAIAGLGPTALSGAAAPALLAGRRSRARLIGEGELVGPGRAGERLVAAGLDDLALDDVGLDEVVLDEGDLADDLDDGLVVDDLVDGGLAVDRGGATGVATGSAKAIRQVRAALSRSGR
- a CDS encoding DEAD/DEAH box helicase, with amino-acid sequence MDTLAAAGIVHPFAIQELTLPLALAGTDIIGQARTGTGKTLGFGIPVIQKVLGPDEGADGRPQALIVVPTRELCVQVTNDLDRAGKGRRIRVLSVYGGRAYEPQTSALKSGVDVVVGTPGRLLDLARQRTLNLGNVATLVLDEADEMLDLGFLPDVERIVALLPAGRQTMLFSATMPGPVIALARRFMIRPVHVTAEQPDEGRTVPTTSQHVFRAHAMDKMEVLSRVLQAEGRSLSIVFVRTRRTADKVAEDLARRGFAAAPVHGDLGQGQREQALRAFRAGKVDVLVATDVAARGIDVGGVTHVINYQCPEDESVYLHRIGRTGRAGGSGVAVTFVDWDDLARWQLVNRALALPFDEPLETYSTSPHLFEALGIPSGSTGVLPRAARTRAGLAAEEIEDLGGGNRARRGRGTAAAAPERDADRPAARATAARSRSRRRTRGAGAAAAAAGLAEEASESETSELALETGDVTALDTVATTALDGAVDGIDVADLPDQELDADGTPARRRRRRRGGRGRSRAGAAVEGLDLIEADDDAEHAESA